The sequence below is a genomic window from Thermus thermamylovorans.
GGGGCGCACCTCCATGCGGGTGGCGGTGGAGATGTGGGTGGAGCCCCTGGAGCCGGGGAAGGAGCCCTACCTGGCGGCGGAAGGGGGCTTCGTCCTGGTGGCGGTGGACGAGGCGGGGCGGCCCGTGCCCGTGCCCCCCTTGGAGGGGTGATGCTCACGGACCCTAGGCCCCACTACCGCCCCTACGAGTACCCGGGGCTCCTCCGCTTCCGGGACGCCATCCGGCACAGCTACTGGGTGCACACGGAGTTCAGCTTCCACTCCGACCTCCAGGACTACGCCCTGGCGGAGGAAGGGGAGCGCTCCCTGGTGCAGCGGGCCCTCCTGGCCATCAGCCAGGTGGAGCTTGCCGTGAAGCTCTTCTGGGCCCGGGCCTACGAGGTCTTCCCCAAGCCCGAGGTGGCGGAGGTGGGCATGACCTTCGCGGAGAGCGAGGTGCGCCACGCCAACGCCTACGCCCACCTCCTGGACCTCCTGGACCTGAACCCCCTCTTCCCCGAGGCCCTGGAGGCTTCCCCCTTGAAGGAGCGCCAGCGCCTCCTCTCCGGGGTGCTGGCCCGGGCCCAGAAGGGGTCCTTGCGGGAATACGCCCTGGCCCTCCTCCTCTTTTCCGCCTTCACCGAGCACGTCTCCCTCTTCTCCCAGTTCTACGCCCTCATGGCCCTGAACCGCCGGGCCGGGCGGTACAAGGGGGTGTCCAACGCCATCGAGGCCACCAGCAAGGAGGAGAACCTCCACGGCCTCTTTGGGGTGGAGCTCCTGCGGATCCTCAAGGGGGAGCGGCCCGACCTCTTCGGCGAGGGCTTCCAGGAGGAGGCCCTGGGCTTCGTGGTCCGGCTGGCCCAGGCGGAGGAGGCGCTTTTGGACTGGATGTTCGCGGGAGGAGACCTCGAGGCCCTCTCCCGCGAGGAAACCTGGGAGTTCCTGAAGGCCCGCCTGAACGAGGTGCTGGGCCTCCACGGCCTCCCCGCCCCCTTCCCCGTCCAGCGGGAGGTCCTGAGGGACGCGGACTGGTTTGCCCTGGAGCTTTTGGCGGACAAGGAGGTGGACTTCTTCCACAAGCGGAGCGTGGCCTACGCCCGCCGGGTAAAGAGCTTTGATCCGGACGAACTCTTCTAGCCCCCTGGCGGGGTTCCAAGCCAATGAGGAGAGCGCATGACCAAGACCAAGAGGGAATACCGGCCCTGGTACTGGGCCAACGAGTGGACCCGGCTCTACATGCGCCGGGGCTACCTCCTCCCCGGGGTCACGGTGGAGGAGCGGGTGAAGGAGATCGCCGACCACGCAGAGAGGCTTTTGGGCCTCGAGGGGTTCTCCAGGAAGTTCCAGGCGTACATAGCCCGGGGCTGGTACTCCCTGGCCACCCCGGTCTGGGCCAACTACGGCCTCAGGCGGGGCCTTCCCATCTCCTGCTACGGCACCTACGTGGAGGACGACACCGCCTCCATCCTGCGGGCGGTGGCGGAGATCGGCATGATGAGCAAGCAGGGCGGGGGCACCTCCGTCTACCTGGGGGAGCTCCGGCCCCGGGGGGCCCCCATCCGCGACATCGGGGAGAGCAACGGCTCCTTCGCCTTCGCCGGCCTCTTTGACCGGGCCATCGAGGTCTTCAACCAGGGCTCCACCCGCCGCGGCCAGTGCGCCGCCTACCTCCCCATAGAGCACCCCGACTTCGGGGAGTGGCTCAGGATCCAGCGGGAGGGCAGCGAGATCCAATCCCTCTTCTGGGGCGTCTCCGTGGGGGACGCCTGGCTGGAGGCCATGATCGCCGGGGACCGGGAGAAGCGGGAAAGGTGGGCCCAGGTCCTCAAGAGCCGGGCGGAGGTGGGCCTCCCTTACCTCTTCTTCCGGGACAACGCCAACCGCCAGGCCCCGGAGGTTTTCAAAAGGCTCGGTAAGACCATCCACGCCTCCAACCTCTGCACGGAGATCATGCTCCCCTCGGACCCCGAGGAGAGCTTTGTCTGCTGCCTCTCCTCCCTGAACCTCCTCCACTATGACGAGTGGAAGGACACGGACGCGGTGGAGACCCTCACCCTCTTCCTGGACTCCGTGCTGGACGACTTCATCGGGAAGGCGGAGGGCATCCCCTACCTGGAGCGGGCGGTGCGCTTCGCCCGGCGCTACCGGGCCAT
It includes:
- a CDS encoding ribonucleotide-diphosphate reductase subunit beta; the protein is MLTDPRPHYRPYEYPGLLRFRDAIRHSYWVHTEFSFHSDLQDYALAEEGERSLVQRALLAISQVELAVKLFWARAYEVFPKPEVAEVGMTFAESEVRHANAYAHLLDLLDLNPLFPEALEASPLKERQRLLSGVLARAQKGSLREYALALLLFSAFTEHVSLFSQFYALMALNRRAGRYKGVSNAIEATSKEENLHGLFGVELLRILKGERPDLFGEGFQEEALGFVVRLAQAEEALLDWMFAGGDLEALSREETWEFLKARLNEVLGLHGLPAPFPVQREVLRDADWFALELLADKEVDFFHKRSVAYARRVKSFDPDELF
- a CDS encoding ribonucleoside-diphosphate reductase subunit alpha, with protein sequence MTKTKREYRPWYWANEWTRLYMRRGYLLPGVTVEERVKEIADHAERLLGLEGFSRKFQAYIARGWYSLATPVWANYGLRRGLPISCYGTYVEDDTASILRAVAEIGMMSKQGGGTSVYLGELRPRGAPIRDIGESNGSFAFAGLFDRAIEVFNQGSTRRGQCAAYLPIEHPDFGEWLRIQREGSEIQSLFWGVSVGDAWLEAMIAGDREKRERWAQVLKSRAEVGLPYLFFRDNANRQAPEVFKRLGKTIHASNLCTEIMLPSDPEESFVCCLSSLNLLHYDEWKDTDAVETLTLFLDSVLDDFIGKAEGIPYLERAVRFARRYRAIGLGVLGWHSYLQSQGIPLESPEAIHLNNLIFKTIREKAEEASRWLRARHPEDELAEIMERRNATLLAVAPTKSSSFILGQVSPSIEPYTSNYYLKDLQKARVPFKNPFLEELLRAKGKDEERVWRSILEHNGSVQHLDFLSDEEKAVFKTFAEVSQKTLVNLAAGRQRHIDQGQSLNLVVHPEAPAKDVNELVLHAWRSGLKSLYYQFSASAAQAYSRDLLLACRACEG